In the Streptomyces sp. WMMC940 genome, TCCGGGCCACGGAGAAGGCCAAGAGCGTCAACTCCTCGCCCGCTTCGGGCGTCGGCGAGGAGGCCACCGCGATCAGCTACGGCCTCACCAAGTCCGGCGAGGACTTCAAATACGCAACGATCGTGGCCCGCACGGGCAATGTCGTGGTGACCGTCGGCTACAACGGTACGGGCTTCGCCGGTGCCAAGAACCCGGACCCGTCGCAGCTCATGAAGGACGCGGTGACCGCGGCCAAGGAGGCCGTCTCCTCCGTCGCCAAGGCCAACCAGGTGCAGTGACGGGGGCCGGCGGCCGCCGTGCCTCCTCACCCGGCATGGTGACCACACCCCGCACGCTCTGCTGATCGGCCCGGGCGGCCCGGCATCCGTCCGGAGTCCGGCCCTCCCCGGAGAGCCGGACTCCGGATTCATGTGCCAGGCTTGGGCCGCGCCACGGGCGCCATGAACAGAAGAGGGAGGGGATCGCGGGTGGCCGCGATGCAGCTGACACGCACCCACCGCATACTCATCGGCGTGGTGGTCGCCGGTGCGGTGATCATCGCCGCGATCGGTTTCGCCGGGTCGTACGCCGCCGTGCGCGAGCTCGCCGAGAAGAAGGGCTTCGGCCAGTTCTCCCTGGTCTTCCCCATCGGCATCGACGCGGGCATCTGCGTACTGCTCGCGCTCGACCTCCTGCTGACCTGGATCCGCATCCCCTTCCCCCTGCTGCGCCAGACGGCCTGGCTGCTCACCGCGGCGACGATCGCCTTCAACGGCGCGGCCGCCTGGCCCGACCCCCTCGGCGTCGGCATGCACGCCGTCATCCCCGTCCTGTTCGTGGTGTCCGTCGAGGCCGCCCGCCACGCGGTGGGCAGGATCGCGGACATCACCGCGGACAAGCACATGGAGGGCGTACGCCTCACCCGCTGGCTGCTCTCCCCGGTGCCGACGTTCCGGCTGTGGCGGCGGATGAAGCTGTGGGAGCTGCGCAGTTACGAGCAGGTCATCAAGCTGGAGCAGGACCGGCTGATCTACCAGGCCCGGCTGCAGGCCCGCTTCGGGCGGGCGTGGCGCCGCAAGGCCCCGGTCGAGGCGCTGATGCCGCTGCGGCTGGCGAAGTACGGGGTGCCCCTGGCGGAGACCGCGCCGGCGGGGCTGGCCTCGGCCGGCATCGAGCCGATGCTGCTGCCGCCGCAGCCCGCGGCACCGGAGCTGGAACCCACCGGTCCCGCCCGGGCGCAGGAGCCGGTGGTGGCCGCCGAGGAGCAGCCGAGCCAGTGGTTCGCCACTCCGCAGCATGTGCAGTACCTCGGCGACTACGACCCGGACTACGAGCCTGCCACGTACGCCCCGGGGCCGGACCACCGGGCCTGGTACGACGAGCAGCCGCAGCGCATCCCGGTGCCGCAGCCGCGCGCGGCCGAGACCGGACCCGTCCCGCTGACACAGCCGGGGGAGCCGGAACCGGTGGCGCAGCCGCAGGTCTCGGAGCCCGAACCTGTCCGGGCCCAGGCGGCGGAGCCGACGTTCCCGGTGCCGAACGGAGCGGGTGGCATAAGGCCGTTGGGTGAGGGCGTCCAGGACGCCCTGCCTTCGGACGAGAACCTGTACCAGGTGTTCCGGCGCTCGATAGAGGGCGAGGGCATGCCGACGCCCGGCGCCTTCGCGTCCAACGTCGAGGCCGCGTACGGGCTGCACCTCCAGCCCCGTGAGCTGAACCAGTACATGGACCGGTTCACGACCCGCTTCAACAACGAGCTGATGGAAGACCACATCGCCTAGTGCTGTGACCGGACGGCCCTGGAGGCCGGCCGGGTACGCAGTGTGAGCCGGCGCACCGAGGCGACACCGTGGACCGGTGGTCCCGGGCGACACGGCCGGTCGGTCGAGTCCGCATGCCGCAGCGACGCCGAAGGGCTCCCGCCCGGGAGGGAGCCCTTCTTCCGTCCGGCCGCCGGAGCCCTCCGGGCCGCGGTCGGTCAGGCCGCCAACAGCTTGCGCACCCGGTCGGCCCCGACGGCCAGGAGCAGCGTCGGGAGGCGCGGGCCTGTCTCGCGGCTCACCAGCAGCCGGTAGAGCAGCGCGAAGAAGGAACGCTGGGCGGTCTTCAGCTCAGGCGTCGGCTTGGCGTCCGGCTCCAGGCCCGCCATCACCTTCGGCACTCCGTAGACGAGGGTCGTCAGCCCGTCCAGCGACCAGTGGGTGTCCAACCCCTCCAGCAGCAGGCGCAGCGACTCTCGCGCCTCGCCGTCGAGCGAGCCGAGCAGCTCCGCGTCCGGCTCGGAACGCACGACGGTGCGGGCGTCGGCCGGGACCTGGGTCGTGATCCAGTTCTCCGCGCGGTCCAGCCGGGGACGGGCCTCGTCGAGCGAGGACAGCGGGTTCGCCGGGTCCAGCTCGCTGAGGATGCGCAGCGTCTGCTCGTCGTGGCCGGCGGTGATGTCGACGACCGAGGCGAGTGTGCGGTACGGCAGCGGGCGGGGCGTGCGCCGCAGCTCACCCGCGGCGGTGCGGGCCGCGCGGGCGTGGGCGGCGGCGTCGGCCGGGAGCGCGGTGCCCTCCGCGACCTTGGACTCCAGCTTGTCCCACTCGTCGTAGAGCCGCTGGATCTCCTGGTCGAAGGCGATCTTGAAGGACTGGTTGGGCCTGCGGCGGGCGTACAGCCAGCGCAGCAGGGGCGCCTCCATGATCTTCAGCGCGTCCGCCGGCGTCGGCACACCACCGCGCGACGACGACATCTTGGCCATGCCGGAGATGCCCACGAAGGCGTACATCGGGCCGATCGGCTGGACGCCGTCGAAGACCTCGCGGACGATCTGACCGCCGACGACGAACGACGACCCCGGAGACGAGTGGTCGACCCCGCTCGGCTCGAAGATCACGCCCTCGTAGGCCCAGCGCATCGGCCAGTCGACCTTCCAGACCAGCTTGCCGCGGTTGAACTCGCTCAGCCGGACCGTCTCCGAAAAGCCGCACGCCGTGCAGGAGTACGTCAGCTCCGTGGTGGCGTCGATGTACTCCGTGACGGTCGTCAGGTCCTTCTCGCAGTTGCCGCAGTAGGGCTTGTACGGGAAGTAGCCCGCGGAGCCGCCGCTGCCGTCGTCCTCGGACGCCGCGCCCGAGCCCTCGGCGGCCTCCAGCTCGGCCTCGTCGACCGGCTTCTGCTGCTTCTTCGCCTGGACCTTGGCCTTCGTCCGGTACTGGTCGAGGATGCCGTCGATCCGGGCACGGTGCTTCATGGCGTGCAGGATCTGCTCGCGGTAGGCACCCGAGGTGTACTGCTCGGTCTGGCTGACCGGGTCGAACTCGACGCGGAGCTCGGCGAGCGACTCGACCATCGCGGCCTTGAAGTGCTCCGCCCAGTTCGGGTACGGCGAGCCGGCGGGCGCGGGCACCGAGGTCAGCGGCTTGCCGATGTGCTCGGCCCAGGTGTCGTCGACTCCCTCCACGCCGGCCGGCACCTTGCGGTAGCGGTCGTAGTCGTCCCAGGAGATCACGTGCCGCACCTCGTGGCCGCGGCGGCGGATCTCGTCCGCGACCAGGTGCGGGGTC is a window encoding:
- the lysS gene encoding lysine--tRNA ligase, whose product is MPIVAQSSTETDWVSRFADDVIAESERRAPGKPVVVASGLSPSGPIHLGNLREVMTPHLVADEIRRRGHEVRHVISWDDYDRYRKVPAGVEGVDDTWAEHIGKPLTSVPAPAGSPYPNWAEHFKAAMVESLAELRVEFDPVSQTEQYTSGAYREQILHAMKHRARIDGILDQYRTKAKVQAKKQQKPVDEAELEAAEGSGAASEDDGSGGSAGYFPYKPYCGNCEKDLTTVTEYIDATTELTYSCTACGFSETVRLSEFNRGKLVWKVDWPMRWAYEGVIFEPSGVDHSSPGSSFVVGGQIVREVFDGVQPIGPMYAFVGISGMAKMSSSRGGVPTPADALKIMEAPLLRWLYARRRPNQSFKIAFDQEIQRLYDEWDKLESKVAEGTALPADAAAHARAARTAAGELRRTPRPLPYRTLASVVDITAGHDEQTLRILSELDPANPLSSLDEARPRLDRAENWITTQVPADARTVVRSEPDAELLGSLDGEARESLRLLLEGLDTHWSLDGLTTLVYGVPKVMAGLEPDAKPTPELKTAQRSFFALLYRLLVSRETGPRLPTLLLAVGADRVRKLLAA
- a CDS encoding DUF2637 domain-containing protein, giving the protein MQLTRTHRILIGVVVAGAVIIAAIGFAGSYAAVRELAEKKGFGQFSLVFPIGIDAGICVLLALDLLLTWIRIPFPLLRQTAWLLTAATIAFNGAAAWPDPLGVGMHAVIPVLFVVSVEAARHAVGRIADITADKHMEGVRLTRWLLSPVPTFRLWRRMKLWELRSYEQVIKLEQDRLIYQARLQARFGRAWRRKAPVEALMPLRLAKYGVPLAETAPAGLASAGIEPMLLPPQPAAPELEPTGPARAQEPVVAAEEQPSQWFATPQHVQYLGDYDPDYEPATYAPGPDHRAWYDEQPQRIPVPQPRAAETGPVPLTQPGEPEPVAQPQVSEPEPVRAQAAEPTFPVPNGAGGIRPLGEGVQDALPSDENLYQVFRRSIEGEGMPTPGAFASNVEAAYGLHLQPRELNQYMDRFTTRFNNELMEDHIA